A single Gemmatimonadota bacterium DNA region contains:
- the lgt gene encoding prolipoprotein diacylglyceryl transferase, with the protein MHPILFEIGPLTVRTYGLLLAVSFIAGILLALRRSRARGLNQNQMINMSLLIMVAGIVGARIMYVIPHWNEFSANPLDIISPFQSSGSIGLTGLTMYGGFIAAVLVSILYLRVNRLSIWRACDAFAPSIALGIGVSRVGCYMNGCCFGLPTESALGVVFPAFSAAGSFYPDVPLHPAQLYNAVLGFGLFGLLMWLDRKPRYDGFIFAVLLIAEPVTRFLVDLFRYYESSMTLGSLGGMALSVNQGISIVLCGLGLLLLGLARNRARQRSSRSRVRRG; encoded by the coding sequence ATGCATCCCATCCTTTTTGAGATCGGTCCGTTAACCGTACGCACCTATGGCCTGTTACTGGCCGTTTCATTCATCGCAGGCATTCTTCTGGCGCTGAGGCGGTCCAGGGCGCGTGGCCTGAACCAGAACCAGATGATCAACATGAGCCTGCTCATCATGGTCGCGGGCATCGTCGGCGCCAGGATCATGTACGTCATACCCCACTGGAACGAGTTCAGCGCGAACCCCCTCGACATCATCAGTCCCTTTCAAAGCTCCGGTTCGATCGGCCTGACCGGCCTGACCATGTACGGCGGGTTCATCGCGGCGGTCCTGGTATCCATCCTCTACCTGCGCGTGAACCGGTTGTCCATCTGGAGGGCCTGCGACGCCTTTGCGCCGAGTATCGCGCTCGGTATCGGCGTGAGCCGCGTCGGCTGTTACATGAACGGCTGCTGTTTCGGACTTCCCACCGAGTCCGCCCTGGGTGTCGTCTTCCCGGCGTTCAGCGCGGCGGGCTCGTTCTACCCGGACGTACCCCTGCATCCCGCCCAGCTTTACAACGCGGTGCTGGGCTTCGGTCTTTTCGGCCTGTTGATGTGGCTGGACCGCAAGCCCAGATACGACGGATTCATCTTCGCCGTGCTGCTGATCGCCGAACCCGTCACCCGGTTCTTAGTCGATCTCTTCAGGTACTATGAATCGAGCATGACCCTCGGCAGCCTGGGCGGGATGGCCCTGTCCGTGAACCAGGGCATCAGCATCGTCCTGTGCGGCCTGGGACTCCTCCTCCTGGGATTGGCCAGGAACCGTGCGCGGCAACGCTCGTCGCGAAGCCGGGTCCGCCGCGGGTAG
- a CDS encoding 6-phosphofructokinase, which yields MHIGILTGGGDCPGLNAAIRAVTRRSIKSYGSTVLGIRNGWAGLINNDTSPLSLVSVSGILHRGGTILGTSRTNPMKDEGNIDRIKENVRDLGLDAVVAIGGEDTLGAAAALNEAGIPMVGLPKTIDNDIVGTDMTFGFDTAVTIATDAIDRLHTTAESHHRVMVIEVMGRHTGWIAIKSGIAGGADCILIPEVPMDLDEVCALVKQRIDRGKTFSLVVVAEGFTMKDTPGQVTQDDQVDEFGHVRLGGIGEVVGAEIERRAGIETRVTILGYIQRGGSPTPYDRVLATRYGVTAADLVHDGDFGKMVALKGSRIESVPLAEVTGRIRTVDMELYDIAQVFFG from the coding sequence ATGCATATCGGTATCCTGACGGGCGGCGGCGATTGCCCGGGTTTGAACGCCGCGATCCGGGCGGTAACCAGGCGGTCGATCAAGTCCTATGGCTCGACGGTCCTGGGCATACGCAATGGATGGGCCGGACTGATCAACAACGATACCAGTCCACTCAGCCTGGTCTCCGTATCCGGCATACTGCACCGGGGCGGAACCATCCTGGGCACTTCCAGGACCAACCCGATGAAGGACGAAGGCAACATCGACCGGATCAAGGAGAACGTCCGGGATCTGGGCCTGGATGCAGTCGTCGCCATCGGCGGCGAGGACACCCTGGGCGCCGCGGCCGCGCTGAACGAAGCGGGTATTCCCATGGTGGGCCTGCCGAAGACGATCGACAATGACATCGTCGGGACGGACATGACCTTCGGCTTCGATACGGCGGTCACGATCGCCACCGACGCCATCGACCGTCTCCATACCACCGCGGAGTCCCACCACCGGGTGATGGTCATCGAGGTGATGGGCCGGCATACGGGGTGGATCGCCATCAAGTCGGGAATCGCCGGCGGGGCGGACTGCATCCTGATCCCGGAGGTCCCCATGGACCTGGACGAGGTCTGCGCGCTCGTCAAGCAGCGCATCGACCGGGGCAAGACGTTCAGCCTCGTCGTGGTCGCCGAGGGTTTTACGATGAAGGATACTCCGGGCCAGGTGACCCAGGACGATCAGGTCGATGAATTCGGTCACGTGCGGCTGGGCGGTATCGGAGAAGTGGTCGGCGCCGAGATCGAACGGCGGGCGGGCATTGAAACCAGAGTGACCATCCTGGGGTACATTCAACGCGGAGGATCGCCCACGCCCTACGACCGCGTCCTGGCGACGAGGTACGGTGTAACCGCGGCCGACCTGGTGCACGACGGGGATTTCGGCAAGATGGTGGCGTTGAAGGGCTCGAGGATCGAGAGCGTGCCGCTGGCCGAAGTGACCGGCCGGATCCGCACGGTCGACATGGAGTTGTATGACATTGCCCAGGTGTTCTTTGGTTAG
- a CDS encoding tyrosine-type recombinase/integrase, whose translation MLTFKDAAINTYESLKPTWKSRHTEKMWLQAIEKYAYPKIGNITVDRITEDHLLEILKPIWTSKPETGRRVRRRIRAILDWRREHCFVQQNVADKPFKTALPAMPKVKENYRAIDYRELPAAVKSIETEISSLPSKLCILFVIYTASRTVEARGALWREIDLETAIWVIPKERMMADKPHRVSLSRSALSVLERAKPLRNDSSLVFPFVC comes from the coding sequence TTGCTGACCTTTAAAGATGCGGCAATCAATACCTACGAATCACTGAAACCCACGTGGAAGTCTCGCCATACGGAAAAAATGTGGCTTCAAGCTATTGAAAAGTACGCCTACCCGAAGATAGGCAACATTACGGTCGACCGGATCACCGAAGACCACCTGCTCGAAATCCTGAAACCCATCTGGACCTCCAAGCCGGAGACCGGTCGCCGTGTCCGGCGCCGAATCCGTGCCATTCTGGACTGGCGCAGGGAGCATTGTTTTGTCCAGCAGAACGTCGCGGACAAACCATTCAAAACCGCATTACCCGCCATGCCAAAGGTGAAGGAAAACTACCGGGCCATTGATTACCGAGAATTGCCCGCCGCGGTGAAGTCCATTGAAACGGAGATATCGTCCCTGCCGTCGAAGCTGTGTATCCTGTTCGTGATTTACACGGCTTCAAGGACCGTTGAAGCAAGGGGCGCCCTGTGGAGAGAGATCGACCTTGAAACGGCAATCTGGGTGATCCCGAAAGAACGGATGATGGCCGACAAACCACACCGCGTTTCGCTTTCCCGATCCGCGTTGTCGGTGCTTGAACGGGCAAAACCGCTTCGCAATGATTCCAGCCTGGTATTCCCCTTCGTCTGTTAG
- a CDS encoding triose-phosphate isomerase: MHTDLVEGASLVAEVMERTESLALAADLVLCPPFTHLTVAATQLSGSSISLGAQHMHGAPEGAYTGEVSARMLLTSGCRYVILGHSERRMYFDETNESVNGKVRSAISSGLTPILCVGETLEERDAGRTEQVVGEQVRAGLSGTDPGTPDGLVLAYEPVWAIGTGKVATPDQADQVHGHLRKVIAGLFGDDFAGRIRIQYGGSVKPDNVGALMARPHIDGALVGGASLDASSFEDIVRAGLGINGG, from the coding sequence ATGCATACCGACCTGGTCGAAGGCGCTTCGCTGGTCGCCGAGGTGATGGAACGCACGGAATCGCTCGCCCTGGCCGCGGATCTGGTATTGTGCCCGCCTTTCACCCACCTGACCGTGGCGGCCACGCAGCTGTCCGGCAGTTCCATTTCACTGGGCGCTCAGCACATGCACGGCGCCCCGGAAGGCGCGTACACGGGGGAAGTGTCGGCCAGAATGCTGTTGACTTCGGGGTGCAGGTACGTTATATTGGGGCACTCCGAAAGACGGATGTATTTCGATGAAACGAACGAGTCCGTCAACGGCAAAGTGAGATCGGCGATTTCATCGGGTCTCACCCCGATCCTGTGCGTCGGCGAGACGCTGGAAGAGCGGGATGCCGGCCGTACCGAGCAGGTAGTCGGCGAACAGGTTCGAGCGGGTCTTTCCGGTACGGATCCCGGGACGCCCGACGGTCTCGTCCTGGCTTACGAACCGGTCTGGGCAATCGGAACCGGCAAGGTGGCTACTCCCGATCAGGCAGACCAGGTGCACGGTCACCTGAGGAAGGTGATCGCGGGGTTGTTCGGCGACGACTTCGCCGGCCGAATCCGAATCCAATACGGAGGCAGCGTCAAACCTGATAACGTGGGCGCGTTGATGGCCCGGCCGCACATCGACGGTGCGCTCGTGGGTGGTGCCAGCCTGGACGCCTCCTCTTTCGAGGACATCGTCCGGGCCGGACTGGGAATCAATGGCGGCTAG
- a CDS encoding peptide ABC transporter substrate-binding protein encodes MVPLIAGLATLAVVSLSSGQPGQPGQPGQPGQPGQPGQSGQPGQNQLTNSVGKVMPPDAAPLSRQVLRVMNMEPRSIDSGIHPYDDEGLVMRPFEMLMWRDEFMQPVPGAAERYERSEDGLSWTFYLRPGARWSDGRPVTAHDFVYTFRRNIDPASANIYANFYYDFKNARAINQGQIEDLAQLGVRALDDLTLVIETEQPTPYLLYIISFPDTFPAPRWAVEKYGRKWTEQGKIVTNSGFKMAEWISGSHIKYVPDPMYNGPHKPYLEQVVQLFREPAAANILPYENDEVDMEAVDLAELQRIQSDPRLGKEIVRSPSYQTWYFIFRTLEPPFNDIRVREAFARIIDRESICRVILQGAGIPAYSMIPPGFDAYAGPEYEPLQGYDPDRARQLMAEAGYPRGRGFPTVETWLRAPNPITRRIAEAIQGMSSNHIGVNITFRSADMGSYMSALFDWRIPLGFIAWGADYLDPRNMLDMTWHSRPRGAQRQDWTNPAFDDLVDRAIGETDPARRTKMYRQAERVLVSDYGGAFVYHPIGYGLRKPWLKGYSKRPDGTVGSLMWTEVYIGEH; translated from the coding sequence TTGGTCCCCCTGATCGCCGGCCTGGCGACCCTGGCCGTCGTCTCCCTATCCTCCGGTCAGCCCGGTCAGCCCGGTCAGCCCGGTCAGCCCGGCCAGCCCGGTCAGCCCGGCCAGTCCGGCCAGCCCGGTCAGAACCAGCTGACGAACTCGGTGGGCAAGGTCATGCCGCCCGATGCCGCTCCCCTGTCCCGGCAGGTCCTCCGCGTGATGAACATGGAGCCGCGCAGCATCGACTCCGGCATCCATCCATATGATGACGAGGGGCTGGTGATGAGGCCCTTCGAAATGCTGATGTGGCGCGATGAGTTCATGCAGCCCGTCCCGGGGGCCGCCGAGCGCTACGAACGGTCCGAGGACGGCCTGTCCTGGACCTTTTATCTGCGTCCCGGCGCCCGGTGGAGCGACGGACGACCGGTCACCGCCCACGACTTCGTGTATACCTTCCGGCGGAACATCGATCCCGCGTCGGCGAACATCTACGCGAATTTCTACTACGACTTCAAGAATGCCCGGGCGATCAACCAGGGGCAGATCGAGGACTTGGCGCAACTGGGCGTCCGTGCGCTGGACGACCTGACCCTGGTCATCGAGACCGAACAGCCGACGCCCTACCTGCTGTACATCATATCCTTTCCGGACACCTTCCCCGCGCCGCGCTGGGCGGTGGAGAAGTACGGCCGCAAATGGACCGAGCAGGGCAAGATCGTTACCAACAGCGGCTTCAAGATGGCCGAGTGGATCTCCGGCAGCCATATCAAGTACGTGCCGGATCCCATGTACAACGGTCCCCACAAACCCTATCTGGAACAGGTCGTCCAACTGTTCCGGGAGCCCGCGGCGGCCAATATCCTGCCCTACGAGAACGACGAAGTGGACATGGAAGCGGTCGACCTGGCGGAGCTTCAGCGCATCCAGAGCGACCCCCGGCTCGGCAAGGAGATCGTCCGTTCGCCGAGTTACCAGACCTGGTACTTCATTTTCAGGACCCTGGAACCGCCCTTCAATGACATTCGGGTGAGGGAAGCATTTGCCCGGATCATCGACCGCGAGTCGATCTGCCGCGTGATTCTCCAGGGCGCGGGCATCCCGGCCTACTCCATGATACCACCCGGGTTCGATGCCTACGCGGGGCCGGAATATGAACCGTTGCAGGGCTATGATCCGGACCGGGCCAGGCAGCTCATGGCCGAGGCCGGTTACCCGCGTGGAAGGGGATTCCCGACCGTCGAAACTTGGCTGCGGGCGCCCAATCCCATCACCCGCCGCATCGCCGAGGCGATCCAGGGGATGTCGAGTAATCATATCGGGGTGAACATCACCTTCCGCAGCGCCGACATGGGTTCCTACATGAGCGCCCTTTTCGACTGGCGGATTCCCCTCGGATTCATCGCCTGGGGCGCGGACTACCTGGACCCGAGGAATATGCTGGACATGACCTGGCATTCCCGGCCGCGGGGAGCGCAACGCCAGGACTGGACGAATCCCGCCTTCGACGATCTCGTGGACCGGGCAATCGGGGAAACCGATCCCGCCAGGCGCACGAAGATGTACAGACAGGCCGAACGGGTCCTGGTGTCCGACTACGGCGGGGCATTCGTATACCATCCGATCGGTTACGGCCTGCGCAAGCCCTGGTTGAAGGGGTACTCGAAGCGGCCCGACGGCACGGTCGGTAGCTTGATGTGGACCGAGGTCTACATCGGTGAGCACTGA
- a CDS encoding aminoacyltransferase produces the protein MSSLTKMGEIDQAVDRSLNELRSLGRRAVKETYTLGVWLTKAKRELPHGEFWKWHEAKRLTKDLLVRAMKLARQQESQIATLETVQAALEGAPKRLTTVDKAEMEKAAVRTEIDELKRQIAEAKKEIAVMEARRPDLYEKACAVSGKEEVDRNLTKLDDMQKRLRECQAASLEEAKELAIKEEGANLRRQIRKLKAA, from the coding sequence ATGAGCAGCTTGACGAAGATGGGTGAGATTGACCAGGCCGTGGATCGGAGCCTCAATGAATTGCGAAGCCTAGGCCGTCGCGCCGTCAAGGAGACGTATACTCTCGGCGTCTGGCTCACGAAGGCAAAGCGGGAACTACCTCACGGCGAGTTTTGGAAGTGGCACGAAGCGAAGCGGCTCACAAAGGACCTGTTGGTCCGGGCCATGAAGCTAGCTCGCCAACAAGAGTCGCAAATTGCGACTCTTGAAACGGTCCAAGCCGCCCTCGAGGGAGCACCGAAACGCCTGACGACGGTGGACAAGGCGGAGATGGAAAAGGCTGCCGTTCGGACGGAGATCGATGAACTGAAACGCCAGATCGCAGAGGCGAAGAAGGAGATCGCCGTGATGGAGGCCAGGAGGCCGGACCTCTACGAAAAGGCCTGTGCTGTGAGCGGGAAGGAGGAGGTAGACCGTAACCTGACCAAGCTCGATGATATGCAGAAACGCCTCCGCGAGTGCCAGGCCGCATCACTTGAGGAGGCGAAGGAATTGGCCATAAAGGAGGAGGGAGCAAACCTACGGCGGCAGATTCGGAAACTCAAAGCAGCATGA
- a CDS encoding ComF family protein, with amino-acid sequence MALFAHTLRTAGRTALDMAYPPCCVLCKARIFDERSAVCDGCGSGLLSIDAPYCERCGHPLCTPVASCPACPGRTFYFEGAFSAFVFNRPLQDLIHLLKYRNRPGIGRFLGSLLAKRVEQEPGIPHITGVLPVPLHPLRRRERGYNQSACIARGISDVTGIPVLEDVLGRNRNTPTQTSLSPEARMANVEGVFELARSDAVDGATVSLVDDIFTTGATINSCARALLQAGAGRVFALTVARA; translated from the coding sequence ATGGCCCTGTTTGCCCATACGTTGCGCACGGCAGGCCGCACGGCACTGGACATGGCATATCCTCCGTGCTGTGTCCTTTGCAAGGCCCGGATCTTCGACGAACGTAGCGCCGTGTGCGACGGTTGCGGATCGGGACTGCTTTCGATCGATGCGCCGTACTGCGAACGATGCGGCCATCCGCTGTGCACCCCGGTGGCCTCGTGTCCGGCCTGCCCGGGCCGCACATTCTATTTCGAGGGCGCGTTTTCCGCGTTCGTATTCAACCGGCCTCTGCAGGATCTCATCCACCTGCTCAAGTACCGGAACCGCCCCGGGATCGGCCGGTTCCTGGGATCCCTGCTGGCAAAAAGGGTTGAACAGGAACCGGGGATACCGCATATTACGGGCGTTTTACCAGTGCCCCTGCATCCGCTCAGAAGGCGGGAAAGGGGCTACAACCAGAGCGCGTGCATCGCCCGGGGCATATCGGACGTAACGGGCATTCCGGTGCTGGAAGACGTGCTTGGGCGTAACCGGAACACGCCGACGCAGACCTCGCTGAGTCCCGAAGCGCGGATGGCCAACGTCGAAGGGGTGTTCGAATTGGCCCGGTCCGACGCGGTGGACGGCGCCACGGTATCGCTGGTCGACGACATATTCACTACGGGGGCAACGATAAACAGCTGTGCCCGGGCCCTGCTCCAGGCAGGCGCCGGTAGGGTGTTCGCCCTGACTGTCGCGCGCGCCTGA
- the mrdA gene encoding penicillin-binding protein 2, translating into MSVGFSQNDSPTHRDQLYLFIGIVTALFLVLAVRLFYFQVISGEEYRAHSERNRIRPVVIEALRGLIMDRNGVVLAENRPSYTIAAVPFETSDETVDYLGELTGREARAIRMRLRNPSANKFNPLPVQRNVSYEIACRVEEHLPDLPGVLVQITPGRTYGTGKLASHVLGYVSEINQQELEDLSEAGYRSGDIIGKMGVEKAFEHHLRGQNGLEFMEVNARGQELGPLPGMPALLPESGNNVYLTLDTRIQAVAEEAIPDSLAGALVVVDPMTGAVIAIVSRPGFDPNLFTERIPQEVWDSLANHPLKPLLDRTRDGQYPPASTMKIVTASAALEENLVTPSTLFRSCNRGYRFGNRWAGCWTSGHGSMAFMDAMTHSCDVYFYQVGHLMGLERWSLYARGFGLGTPTGFDAGDEQGGLVPDTDYYDPAENRVWTPGKILNLAIGQGELLVTPLQMAMLTAAVANGGVLYRPYILDRAESARGETVETGEPSIRDALPVSPETLRLIRESLINVVNEGTARSARLPYAQLAGKTGTAENPHGESHSWFVAYAPAESPRIAVAAIMENAPSGAAVPVVRQVVDAWLSLEPIPVAGLVDAGFTVDAAP; encoded by the coding sequence ATGTCCGTTGGCTTTTCCCAGAATGACAGCCCCACCCACAGGGACCAGTTGTACCTGTTCATCGGCATCGTGACCGCGCTCTTTCTCGTGCTGGCCGTTCGCCTGTTTTATTTCCAGGTCATTTCGGGCGAGGAGTACCGGGCGCACTCGGAACGGAACCGGATACGGCCGGTCGTGATCGAAGCGTTGCGTGGACTGATCATGGACCGCAACGGAGTCGTCCTGGCGGAAAACCGGCCATCCTACACCATCGCCGCCGTCCCTTTCGAGACTTCCGACGAGACCGTGGACTACCTGGGAGAACTCACCGGGCGGGAAGCCCGGGCCATCCGAATGCGTTTACGCAATCCGTCGGCGAACAAGTTCAATCCCCTGCCGGTCCAGCGGAACGTTTCCTATGAAATCGCGTGCCGGGTCGAAGAGCATCTTCCGGACCTGCCCGGCGTACTCGTTCAGATAACCCCCGGCCGGACGTACGGCACGGGCAAGCTGGCAAGCCACGTGCTCGGTTACGTGTCCGAAATCAACCAACAGGAACTCGAGGATCTGAGTGAAGCGGGATACCGATCCGGCGACATCATCGGGAAAATGGGGGTGGAAAAGGCCTTCGAGCATCACCTCCGCGGCCAGAACGGCCTGGAGTTCATGGAAGTGAACGCACGCGGCCAGGAACTCGGACCGTTACCCGGCATGCCGGCCCTGCTGCCGGAATCGGGTAACAACGTATATCTGACGCTGGACACCCGGATTCAGGCCGTCGCCGAAGAGGCGATTCCCGACAGCCTGGCTGGCGCGCTGGTGGTGGTGGATCCCATGACGGGCGCGGTCATCGCGATCGTCAGCAGGCCCGGATTCGACCCGAACCTGTTTACGGAGCGGATTCCCCAGGAGGTGTGGGATTCGCTGGCCAACCATCCCCTGAAGCCCCTGTTGGACCGGACCCGGGACGGACAGTATCCACCGGCTTCCACGATGAAGATCGTAACGGCCTCCGCCGCGCTGGAGGAGAACCTGGTCACGCCGTCCACGCTTTTCCGTTCCTGCAATCGTGGTTACCGGTTCGGAAACCGCTGGGCCGGGTGCTGGACCAGCGGACACGGTTCCATGGCGTTCATGGACGCCATGACCCATTCCTGTGACGTCTACTTCTACCAGGTGGGACACCTGATGGGCCTGGAACGCTGGAGCCTGTACGCCCGGGGCTTTGGCCTGGGGACCCCGACCGGTTTCGACGCGGGCGACGAGCAGGGCGGCCTGGTTCCGGACACGGACTACTACGATCCGGCGGAAAACCGCGTGTGGACGCCCGGCAAGATCCTGAACCTGGCGATCGGCCAGGGTGAACTGCTCGTCACGCCGCTGCAGATGGCGATGTTGACCGCCGCGGTGGCCAACGGCGGTGTGCTTTACCGGCCCTACATACTCGACCGGGCGGAGTCGGCACGTGGAGAAACGGTGGAAACCGGCGAGCCGAGCATCAGGGACGCGCTGCCCGTTTCCCCGGAAACGCTGCGCCTGATCCGGGAATCCCTGATTAACGTGGTCAATGAAGGGACCGCGCGGTCGGCGCGGCTGCCCTACGCGCAACTGGCGGGAAAGACGGGCACGGCCGAAAACCCGCACGGCGAGAGTCATTCCTGGTTTGTCGCGTATGCTCCGGCCGAATCACCGCGTATCGCCGTCGCGGCGATCATGGAAAACGCGCCTTCGGGCGCGGCCGTGCCGGTCGTACGGCAGGTTGTCGACGCCTGGCTCTCCCTCGAACCGATACCTGTCGCCGGCCTGGTCGACGCCGGATTCACGGTAGATGCTGCGCCTTAG
- the rodA gene encoding rod shape-determining protein RodA — translation METHLSRTLVIISILLSVIGIIVIYSATRDETGLGTSRYMLQSMWFVAGIGVMYITSVLPIRFLQAMTIPVFVVVMILLVVVLASETVKGSSRWIRLGFIGIQPSELAKIAVIMALAQYLSQLRTNIHRPSIMATCGAIVALPVFLILSQPDLGTSIVFGAIFCGVLLWAGLSVLQLLLMVSPLIGVVISVVSGFDWVIWSVFILIVAGIMYLMWPPRFVTVFLTVTHLAVGLGAEPLWDSLHDYQQQRVETFLNPQVDPKGAGYQIIQSKIAIGSGGLFGRGFLQGSQTSLAFLPEQHTDFIFSVIAEEFGFAGSMAVLVLYYIFILIGIYIAMNVKSRYQSLLAAGCVSVFTFHVIMNVGMAVGVLPISGVPLPFLSYGGSFLMTSLILCGLLLNVWRHRFDY, via the coding sequence ATGGAAACCCATTTAAGCCGCACGCTCGTCATCATATCCATCCTGTTGTCGGTGATCGGCATCATCGTGATCTACAGCGCCACGCGGGACGAGACCGGCCTGGGCACGTCCCGTTACATGCTGCAGTCCATGTGGTTCGTGGCCGGCATCGGGGTGATGTACATCACGTCGGTTTTGCCCATTCGTTTCCTCCAGGCCATGACCATTCCCGTATTCGTCGTGGTGATGATCCTGCTGGTCGTCGTGCTGGCTTCCGAAACCGTCAAAGGGTCCAGCCGGTGGATCAGACTCGGTTTCATCGGGATTCAACCTTCCGAACTGGCGAAGATCGCCGTCATCATGGCGCTCGCGCAGTATCTTTCCCAGTTGCGGACCAACATACACCGGCCCTCGATCATGGCCACCTGCGGCGCGATCGTGGCGTTACCCGTTTTCCTTATCCTGTCTCAGCCCGACCTGGGCACCTCCATCGTCTTCGGGGCGATCTTCTGCGGCGTGCTGCTCTGGGCGGGGTTGAGCGTCCTCCAGCTGCTGCTCATGGTATCCCCGCTGATCGGCGTCGTGATCAGCGTCGTGAGCGGGTTCGACTGGGTTATCTGGTCCGTATTCATTCTGATCGTGGCGGGCATCATGTACCTGATGTGGCCGCCCCGGTTCGTCACCGTATTCCTCACCGTCACGCACCTGGCCGTGGGCCTGGGGGCGGAGCCCCTGTGGGATTCGCTGCACGACTACCAGCAACAACGCGTCGAAACCTTTCTGAATCCCCAGGTCGATCCGAAGGGCGCGGGATACCAGATCATCCAGTCCAAGATCGCCATCGGATCGGGCGGATTGTTCGGACGCGGGTTTCTGCAGGGATCCCAGACCAGCCTTGCGTTCCTGCCCGAGCAGCACACGGACTTCATCTTCTCGGTCATCGCCGAGGAATTCGGGTTCGCCGGCTCGATGGCCGTCCTCGTCCTGTACTACATCTTCATACTTATCGGGATCTACATCGCGATGAACGTCAAGAGCCGGTACCAGAGCCTGCTCGCGGCCGGCTGCGTATCCGTCTTTACTTTTCACGTGATCATGAACGTGGGGATGGCCGTCGGTGTGCTGCCGATCTCCGGCGTACCCCTGCCCTTTCTCAGCTACGGCGGCTCCTTTCTGATGACCAGCCTGATCCTGTGCGGCCTGCTGTTGAATGTCTGGCGCCATCGATTTGACTACTGA
- a CDS encoding DUF4102 domain-containing protein, with protein MRRLNAAQCKTISKPGFFRADDTLYLCVKDTGRKSWVQRIVVDGRRVNMSLGPYPVVTLSEARDQALDNRRLVR; from the coding sequence ATGCGAAGACTGAACGCAGCACAGTGCAAGACGATCTCGAAGCCCGGATTCTTTCGCGCCGACGATACGTTATACCTGTGCGTGAAAGACACTGGGAGAAAAAGCTGGGTCCAGCGGATTGTCGTTGACGGCCGCCGCGTCAACATGAGCCTCGGTCCCTACCCTGTTGTAACCCTCTCCGAAGCTCGAGATCAGGCCCTGGACAATCGAAGGCTGGTCCGTTAG
- the secG gene encoding preprotein translocase subunit SecG, producing MFTTVVAVHVLVCLVLILSVLLQSGKGGGLSSAFGAGGPTSGMAGQMFGGRGAATFLGKVTTVLATLYMLIVIGLNLLPDDSQGTRSIILDEALRNQQASPAQGLPDAGSGLPAAPGDPGSTP from the coding sequence GTGTTTACCACCGTGGTTGCAGTGCATGTGCTGGTCTGTCTCGTTCTGATCCTGTCCGTCCTGCTGCAGTCGGGAAAGGGCGGTGGCCTGTCCAGCGCTTTCGGCGCGGGCGGACCTACCAGCGGCATGGCCGGCCAGATGTTCGGCGGCCGGGGCGCCGCGACATTCCTGGGCAAGGTGACGACCGTGCTGGCGACGCTGTACATGCTGATCGTCATCGGGCTGAACCTGTTGCCCGACGACTCGCAAGGCACGCGAAGCATCATCCTGGATGAAGCCCTGAGAAACCAGCAGGCATCCCCCGCCCAGGGATTGCCCGACGCGGGATCGGGCCTGCCCGCCGCTCCCGGGGATCCAGGGTCCACGCCTTAG
- a CDS encoding AlpA family phage regulatory protein codes for MNQSDRLLTRAQVQDRLAISRSTLLRWVESGRFPKPVRLGERSLRWYEDEITSWIDRRGS; via the coding sequence GTGAATCAAAGTGACCGGTTGCTTACGAGGGCTCAGGTCCAGGATCGCCTCGCTATTTCGCGGAGCACGTTGCTTCGCTGGGTAGAATCCGGCCGATTTCCAAAGCCGGTCAGACTCGGCGAGCGGAGCCTCCGATGGTACGAGGACGAGATCACGTCCTGGATCGACCGCCGAGGGTCGTAA